One window of the Conexibacter sp. SYSU D00693 genome contains the following:
- a CDS encoding helix-turn-helix transcriptional regulator gives MSTTTTEDLDRAFHALADPSRRAIVVRLAEGPASVSELAAPLQLKLPSVMQHLDVLQRSGLVRSEKVGRVRTCRLEPARLRTVEEWVVHHRRTWERRLDLLGDVLDRAFPTDDEGSST, from the coding sequence GACGACGACCACCGAGGACCTCGACCGCGCCTTCCACGCGCTGGCCGACCCGAGCCGCCGCGCGATCGTCGTGCGGCTCGCCGAGGGCCCTGCGTCGGTGAGCGAGCTCGCCGCGCCCCTGCAGCTGAAGCTGCCGTCGGTCATGCAGCACCTCGACGTGCTGCAGCGCAGCGGGCTCGTGCGCTCCGAGAAGGTCGGCCGCGTGCGGACCTGTCGGCTCGAGCCGGCGCGGTTGCGCACGGTGGAGGAGTGGGTCGTCCACCACCGCCGGACCTGGGAGCGGCGGCTGGACCTCCTCGGCGACGTCCTCGACCGCGCCTTCCCCACCGACGACGAAGGGAGCTCGACGTGA
- a CDS encoding glutathione S-transferase family protein: protein MTVVLHEHPFAAYCWKALVALEERGVPYETVLVEDRAPLEALWPLASIPVLEDDGMVVAESSVVVEHLDRHGNAPPMVPLDHDAALRVRLWDRVIDGYVATPMQTIVGDVLRPEGSGDAYGVAQAHAQFDRIYRVLDDHLAASDGPWLAGASFSLADCAAAPALHYADVLHRLDRDAHPALAAYEERLFARPSVTRVVERARPYRHLFPLPWPAHVA, encoded by the coding sequence ATGACGGTCGTCCTGCACGAGCACCCCTTCGCGGCCTACTGCTGGAAGGCGCTCGTCGCGCTGGAGGAGCGCGGCGTGCCGTACGAGACGGTGCTCGTCGAGGACCGCGCGCCGCTCGAGGCGCTGTGGCCGCTGGCGAGCATCCCGGTGCTCGAGGACGACGGCATGGTGGTCGCCGAGTCCTCCGTCGTCGTCGAGCACCTCGACCGCCACGGCAACGCTCCGCCGATGGTGCCGCTCGACCACGACGCGGCGCTGCGCGTCCGGCTCTGGGACCGCGTCATCGACGGGTACGTCGCGACGCCGATGCAGACGATCGTCGGCGACGTCCTGCGCCCGGAGGGGTCGGGCGACGCCTACGGCGTGGCGCAGGCGCACGCGCAGTTCGACCGCATCTACCGCGTGCTCGACGACCACCTCGCGGCGAGCGACGGGCCGTGGCTGGCGGGCGCGTCGTTCTCGCTGGCCGACTGCGCCGCCGCGCCGGCACTGCACTACGCCGACGTCCTGCACCGCCTCGACCGCGACGCCCACCCGGCGCTGGCGGCCTACGAGGAGCGGCTGTTCGCGCGCCCGTCGGTGACGCGGGTCGTCGAGCGGGCGCGGCCGTACCGGCACCTCTTCCCCCTGCCCTGGCCGGCGCACGTCGCCTGA